The proteins below are encoded in one region of Triticum aestivum cultivar Chinese Spring chromosome 1B, IWGSC CS RefSeq v2.1, whole genome shotgun sequence:
- the LOC123148389 gene encoding putative receptor-like protein kinase At4g00960 yields MANNLEHTSATTREFTLELLKQITDNFSEDHVIGRGGYGVVYKGLLDDGEEIAVKKLHYMPGLDDTQFTNEFNIVQLVGYCYYLGHERFKYNGEYIFAPVEERFLCFKYLQGGGLDKHISDESCGLNWHTRFRIIKGVSEGLNYLHNGCKDSIYHLDLKPENILLDKNMFPKIGDFGLSRLFQSEKTHITSKIMGTVGYMPPEYIDRRAITPKFDVFSLGVIILQIVAGYDGYSKCEHMSLQEFLEHVHENWGKRMQETMSSHTSEQVITCIKIALRCVEFDREKRPTIADIIDELNKIDNAESSATGKNTEENEHTLEKLPEIQEQKKESAEDGSRYARTNRISTLVENHAELVDFPAGPMGSLLPKLLEFLSDEYHYLHADCRKDVEYVYNELVGMQAALHKVAEVPQDQQLDSVVKLWTEEVNDLSYQVDNTVDSFLARFWASELDTSPNLRSQKQQLPRKTSGAKKKGNGRKKRAR; encoded by the exons ATGGCGAACAATTTAGAACATACAAGTGCGACGACAAGGGAGTTTACACTCGAGTTGTTGAAACAAATTACAGATAACTTTTCTGAGGACCATGTCATTGGACGTGGTGGGTATGGAGTAGTCTACAAG GGATTACTGGATGATGGGGAAGAGATTGCTGTCAAAAAGCTTCACTACATGCCCGGGCTTGACGACACACAGTTTACAAATGAGTTTAATATTGTACAGTTAGTGGGCTACTGCTATTATCTAGGACATGAACGCTTCAAGTACAATGGTGAATATATTTTTGCCCCAGTAGAAGAAAGATTTCTCTGCTTCAAATACCTGCAGGGTGGAGGCCTTGACAAGCATATTTCTG ATGAATCCTGCGGACTCAATTGGCACACACGCTTCAGGATTATTAAGGGAGTTAGTGAGGGCCTAAATTACCTTCATAATGGATGCAAAGATTCTATTTACCATCTTGACTTGAAGCCTGAGAATATATTGCTGGACAAGAACATGTTCCCAAAAATTGGAGATTTTGGTTTGTCAAGACTTTTTCAGTCAGAAAAAACCCATATCACAAGCAAAATTATGGGAACAGT TGGATACATGCCACCAGAATACATCGATAGACGAGCAATAACACCGAAGTTTGATGTATTCAGTTTGGGTGTTATAATCCTTCAGATAGTAGCGGGATATGATGGCTATTCCAAATGTGAACATATGTCTCTGCAAGAATTTCTTGAGCAT GTGCATGAAAACTGGGGAAAACGGATGCAGGAAACAATGTCATCACATACATCAGAGCAAGTTATTACATGCATCAAAATAGCATTAAGGTGTGTGGAGTTTGACCGAGAGAAAAGGCCTACCATAGCGGATATTATTGATGAACTGAATAAGATTGATAATGCCGAAAGTTCAGCTACAGGCAAG AACACAGAAGAAAATGAGCACACTCTGGAAAAACTACCTGAGATTCAAGAACAGAAAAAAGAGAGTGCAGAAGACGGTAGCAG ATACGCGAGAACAAATCGCATTTCCACTCTCGTGGAGAATCACGCTGAGTTGGTCGATTTCCCAGCTGGCCCCATGGGCTCCTTGCTCCCCAAGCTGCTCGAGTTCCTCAGCGACGAGTACCATTACCTGCATGCGGACTGCAGGAAAGACGTAGAGTACGTCTACAACGAGCTGGTGGGCATGCAAGCTGCCCTGCACAAGGTGGCCGAGGTGCCACAGGACCAGCAGCTGGATTCTGTGGTTAAGCTCTGGACCGAGGAAGTAAATGACCTCTCATATCAGGTGGACAATACCGTTGATTCCTTTCTGGCGCGCTTCTGGGCCTCTGAGCTTGACACATCTCCGAACCTTCGAAGTCAGAAACAACAACTTCCAAGGAAGACCTCCGGCGCGAAAAAGAAAGGGAATGGCCGAAAGAAGCGGGCGCGATGA
- the LOC123148398 gene encoding putative receptor-like protein kinase At4g00960 encodes MANKIQHTSATTREFTLELLKQITDNFSEEHVIGRGGYGVVYKGLLHDGEEVALKKLHYMPGLDDKQFMNEFNNLMRAQHPNIIRLVGYCYGLGHERFKYNGEYIFARVQERILCFEYLQGGSLDKHISDESCGLDWNTRFKIIKGISKGINYLHNGCKDSIYHLDLKPENILLDENLVPKIGDFGLSRLFQTEKTHITTKFMGTMGYMPPEFIDRHAITPKFDVFSFGVIIIRIVAGFEGYSKCEDMSPHEFLEHVHGNWRKRMQETMSSHISEQVITCIEIAFRCVEFDPEKRPTIADIVNEVDKIDNAESLAIAKNSDEQEHTVEKQPVIQVQEKNSTEENTRYARTDSISTVMKKHPLSKKYYTADPVVAIGAMVVSLLHKLCELSSEYNLGANLKKDEHLQGNWRTFVMRWITSIL; translated from the exons ATGGCGAACAAGATACAACATACAAGTGCAACGACAAGGGAGTTTACACTCGAGTTATTGAAACAAATTACAGATAACTTTTCTGAGGAGCATGTCATTGGTCGTGGTGGGTATGGAGTAGTCTATAAG GGATTACTGCACGATGGAGAAGAGGTTGCTCTCAAAAAGCTTCACTACATGCCTGGGCTTGACGACAAGCAATTTATGAACGAATTTAATAACCTTATGAGGGCCCAGCATCCAAATATCATCCGATTAGTGGGCTACTGCTATGGTCTAGGACATGAACGCTTCAAGTACAATGGTGAATATATTTTTGCCCGTGTACAAGAAAGGATTCTCTGCTTTGAATATTTGCAGGGTGGAAGCCTTGATAAGCATATTTCTG ATGAATCCTGCGGACTCGATTGGAACACACGCTTCAAAATTATTAAGGGAATTAGCAAGGGAATAAATTATCTTCATAATGGATGCAAAGATTCTATTTACCATCTTGACTTGAAACCTGAGAATATATTGCTAGACGAGAACCTGGTCCCGAAAATTGGAGATTTTGGTTTGTCAAGACTTTTCCAAACAGAAAAAACGCATATCACAACCAAATTTATGGGAACAAT GGGATACATGCCACCAGAATTCATCGATAGACATGCAATCACACCAAAGTTTGATGTATTCAGCTTTGGTGTTATAATCATTCGGATAGTGGCAGGATTTGAGGGCTATTCCAAATGTGAAGATATGTCTCCTCATGAATTTCTTGAGCAT GTACATGGAAACTGGAGAAAGCGGATGCAGGAAACAATGTCATCGCATATATCAGAGCAAGTTATAACATGCATTGAAATAGCGTTTAGGTGTGTGGAGTTCGACCCAGAGAAAAGGCCTACCATAGCGGATATTGTCAATGAAGTGGATAAGATCGATAATGCCGAAAGTTTAGCTATAGCCAAG AACTCAGACGAACAGGAGCACACTGTAGAAAAACAACCGGTGATTCAAGTACAAGAAAAAAATAGTACGGAAGAGAATACCAG ATACGCGAGAACGGATTCCATTTCTACTGTCATGAAAAAGCACCCTTTATCGAAAAAGTATTACACAGCAGACCCAGTCGTTGCAATTGGTGCCATGGTGGTCTCCCTGCTCCACAAGCTGTGCGAGCTCTCTAGTGAATACAACCTGGGAGCGAACTTGAAGAAAGATGAGCACCTTCAAGGGAACTGGAGAACCTTTGTGATGCGGTGGATAACATCGATTTTATGA